One Oryza glaberrima chromosome 11, OglaRS2, whole genome shotgun sequence genomic region harbors:
- the LOC127754994 gene encoding nudix hydrolase 13, mitochondrial-like, producing the protein MKKSWSCSWICPLEVIVQIRKLFFSSKEKMAPSSPPAMNMACARQGRLRQRYEGCYRLVSGCIPYMIKEDGENSSSSLQDDDHVLERLQVLMISTPKRSDLIFPKGGWEDDESIGEAACREAFEEAGVKGVLSGTPLGEWIFKSKSKQNSCGLQGACKGYMFALQVTELLESWPEQTTHGRRWVPVEEAYGLCRYDWMREALDKLKEQLLFTAGDDLRASPSPELDSSAGLYMVMPPVAEGAVALC; encoded by the exons ATGAAGAAGAGTTGGAGTTGTTCTTGGATTTGTCCACTTGAG gtcATTGTTCAGATAAGGAAATTGTTCTTCTCGAGCAAGGAAAAGATGgcgccatcgtcgccaccgGCGATGAACATGGCTTGTGCGAGACAGGGACGCCTCCGGCAGCGTTATGAAGGATGCTATCGCCTTGTCTCTGG ATGCATCCCTTACATGATCAAGGAGGATGGAGAAAACAGCAGCAGCTCCCTTCAAGATGATGATCATGTGCTGGAAAGGCTGCAAGTGCTCATGATCTCGACGCCGAAGCGAAGCGATCTCATCTTCCCAAAG GGTGGATGGGAGGACGACGAGAGCATCGGCGAAGCTGCCTGCAGAGAGGCCTTCGAGGAAGCAGGCGTCAAGGGCGTTCTAAGT GGGACACCACTGGGAGAATGGATCttcaagagcaagagcaagcaGAACAGCTGTGGCCTGCAAGGGGCCTGCAAGGGCTACATGTTTGCTCTCCAGGTGACAGAGTTGCTGGAGTCATGGCCTGAGCAGACCACCCATGGCAGGAGATGG GTGCCGGTTGAGGAGGCGTACGGCCTCTGCAGGTACGACTGGATGCGAGAAGCGCTGGACAAGCTCAAGGAGCAGCTCCTGTTCACCGCCGGCGATGACCtccgcgcctcgccgtcgccggagctggACTCGTCGGCCGGCCTGTACATGGTGATGCCGCCGGTGGCTGAAGGAGCTGTGGCATTGTGCTGA